A single Cannabis sativa cultivar Pink pepper isolate KNU-18-1 chromosome 7, ASM2916894v1, whole genome shotgun sequence DNA region contains:
- the LOC115698304 gene encoding staphylococcal-like nuclease CAN2 isoform X2 — protein sequence MGNALRFLYRNCCKPTTADDDSFPPHGVSAGGLSALASDLFHFDITSQVPEGLSKQVHSSKNAQAKWYRRLLEAWREAKPPPKTAKEAALLIIKTLNKVQKSDIEGLLRFYGLSIPDDTVVEFSAELPTTLPEGVQFAMQTLPVDPRAVQDGDSVTVYVSTEDPRESVSIPPQVNLFAGKRLKARSRNDNGKAKELHDKIINSGYRVLKIDDKEILARKYRIRLRGIDAPEHKMPYGDEAKDELTKLVQGNNAQERLGMALCNL from the exons ATGGGAAATGCACTGAGATTCCTCTACCGGAATTGCTGCAAACCCACAACCGCAGATGATGACTCCTTCCCTCCCCATGGTGTTTCGGCCGGCGGCCTCTCTGCCCTCGCCAGCGATCTTTTCCACTTTGATATTACCTCTCAG GTCCCAGAAGGACTCAGTAAGCAAGTTCATTCATCCAAAAATGCTCAAGCTAAATG GTATAGAAGACTACTAGAGGCATGGAGAGAAGCCAAACCACCTCCAAAAACAGCTAAAGAAGCAGCTCTGCTTATAATCAAAACCTTGAATAAAGTCCAGAAGTCAGATATAGAG GGACTACTGAGATTCTATGGTCTCTCAATTCCTGATGACACAGTTGTGGAATTTTCTGCTGAGCTCCCAACTACATTGCCTGAGGGAGTGCAATTTGCGATGCAGACCTTACCA GTTGATCCAAGAGCTGTTCAAGATGGGGATTCAGTAACTGTATATGTAAGCACAGAAGATCCTCGTGAGTCGGTGAGCATTCCCCCACAGGTGAACTTATTTGCAGGGAAACGATTGAAAGCACGCAGCAGGAATGACAATGGAAAAGCAAAGGAACTccatgataaaattattaattctggtTACAG GGTACTCAAGATAGATGACAAGGAGATTCTTGCTAGaaaatatcgaattcgactaag GGGAATAGATGCACCAGAACATAAAATGCCATATGGAGATGAAGCCAAAGATGAGCTGACTAAACTCGTACAAGGAAA TAATGCTCAAGAAAGGTTGGGCATGGCACTATGTAACTTATGA
- the LOC115698304 gene encoding staphylococcal-like nuclease CAN2 isoform X1, with translation MGNALRFLYRNCCKPTTADDDSFPPHGVSAGGLSALASDLFHFDITSQVPEGLSKQVHSSKNAQAKWYRRLLEAWREAKPPPKTAKEAALLIIKTLNKVQKSDIEGLLRFYGLSIPDDTVVEFSAELPTTLPEGVQFAMQTLPVDPRAVQDGDSVTVYVSTEDPRESVSIPPQVNLFAGKRLKARSRNDNGKAKELHDKIINSGYRVLKIDDKEILARKYRIRLRGIDAPEHKMPYGDEAKDELTKLVQGKCLSIFVYEEDQYGRTVGDIYCNGIFVQEVMLKKGWAWHYVTYDKRPQLARWEKEARAKKVGLWASPNPEKPWIWRRNNPRTDV, from the exons ATGGGAAATGCACTGAGATTCCTCTACCGGAATTGCTGCAAACCCACAACCGCAGATGATGACTCCTTCCCTCCCCATGGTGTTTCGGCCGGCGGCCTCTCTGCCCTCGCCAGCGATCTTTTCCACTTTGATATTACCTCTCAG GTCCCAGAAGGACTCAGTAAGCAAGTTCATTCATCCAAAAATGCTCAAGCTAAATG GTATAGAAGACTACTAGAGGCATGGAGAGAAGCCAAACCACCTCCAAAAACAGCTAAAGAAGCAGCTCTGCTTATAATCAAAACCTTGAATAAAGTCCAGAAGTCAGATATAGAG GGACTACTGAGATTCTATGGTCTCTCAATTCCTGATGACACAGTTGTGGAATTTTCTGCTGAGCTCCCAACTACATTGCCTGAGGGAGTGCAATTTGCGATGCAGACCTTACCA GTTGATCCAAGAGCTGTTCAAGATGGGGATTCAGTAACTGTATATGTAAGCACAGAAGATCCTCGTGAGTCGGTGAGCATTCCCCCACAGGTGAACTTATTTGCAGGGAAACGATTGAAAGCACGCAGCAGGAATGACAATGGAAAAGCAAAGGAACTccatgataaaattattaattctggtTACAG GGTACTCAAGATAGATGACAAGGAGATTCTTGCTAGaaaatatcgaattcgactaag GGGAATAGATGCACCAGAACATAAAATGCCATATGGAGATGAAGCCAAAGATGAGCTGACTAAACTCGTACAAGGAAAGTGCCTTAGTATTTTTGTCTATGAAGAAGATCAATACGGCCGTACTGTTGGTGATATATATTGCAATGGCATTTTTGTACAA GAAGTAATGCTCAAGAAAGGTTGGGCATGGCACTATGTAACTTATGATAAACGCCCCCAACTAGCTAGG TGGGAGAAAGAGGCTCGGGCCAAGAAAGTGGGATTGTGGGCTTCACCAAATCCAGAGAAGCCATGGATATGGAGAAGGAATAATCCGAGAACAGATGTATAA